The Mycolicibacterium mageritense genome contains a region encoding:
- a CDS encoding rhodanese-like domain-containing protein, with protein MDDVEVAQAEIAAVPTTFEGSVVLLDVREDDEWQRGHVAGAQHIPMGDVPARMAEIDPDAELFVVCHAGGRSLRVANYLARNGYTPVNVNGGMLAWTAAGRPVVTDDGGVGTV; from the coding sequence ATGGACGATGTGGAGGTCGCGCAGGCGGAGATCGCCGCGGTTCCCACGACGTTCGAGGGGTCGGTGGTCCTGCTCGACGTGCGTGAGGATGACGAATGGCAGCGCGGGCATGTGGCAGGTGCCCAGCACATACCGATGGGTGACGTGCCTGCCCGGATGGCCGAGATCGACCCCGACGCCGAACTGTTCGTGGTGTGCCACGCCGGCGGGCGGTCGCTGCGCGTCGCGAACTATCTGGCTCGCAACGGCTACACCCCGGTCAACGTCAACGGCGGCATGCTGGCCTGGACGGCCGCCGGCCGGCCCGTGGTCACCGACGACGGCGGCGTCGGCACGGTCTGA
- a CDS encoding YcnI family copper-binding membrane protein, with the protein MQPHIGAPCRALLGTAATVAAVALLTAAPAAAHVHVDADNAAPGSTAVLTFRVPGESDSGALTTALSVSLPDVTSARTEVMPGWTAKLDRDVAAGTVRSVTWTAAPGVGISPDQFALFKISVKLPDSDTVSFPATQTYSDGSVVHWDQAPLPDGSEPEHPAPEVKLTGAASDDHHGDEHAEQPAPAQPTAQPSSSTDDSARWLAGGALVVAAAAVVTALLARRRS; encoded by the coding sequence ATGCAACCCCATATCGGGGCGCCTTGCCGCGCCCTGCTCGGCACCGCGGCGACGGTCGCGGCCGTCGCGCTACTCACCGCTGCGCCCGCCGCGGCACACGTCCACGTCGACGCCGACAACGCCGCCCCGGGCAGCACTGCGGTGCTCACATTCCGGGTGCCCGGAGAATCCGATTCCGGGGCGTTGACCACCGCGCTGAGTGTCAGCCTGCCCGACGTCACCTCGGCCCGCACCGAGGTGATGCCCGGCTGGACGGCCAAGCTCGACCGCGACGTCGCGGCGGGTACCGTGCGGTCGGTCACCTGGACTGCCGCGCCCGGCGTGGGCATCTCCCCCGACCAGTTCGCGCTGTTCAAGATCTCGGTCAAGCTGCCCGATTCCGACACCGTGAGCTTCCCCGCCACGCAGACCTATTCCGATGGTTCAGTCGTGCACTGGGACCAGGCGCCGCTGCCCGACGGCAGCGAACCGGAGCACCCCGCACCCGAGGTGAAACTGACCGGCGCGGCGTCTGACGACCATCACGGTGACGAGCACGCCGAGCAACCGGCACCGGCCCAGCCCACCGCACAACCGTCGTCAAGCACCGACGATTCGGCACGCTGGCTCGCGGGCGGCGCGCTCGTGGTGGCGGCCGCCGCGGTCGTCACGGCACTGCTGGCTAGGAGGCGGTCGTGA
- a CDS encoding ferritin produces the protein MTITGALDTKFHALLQDQIRSEFTAAQQYIAIAVYFDGADLPQLAKHFYAQAIEERNHAMMLVQYLLDRDVDVEIPGVDTVCNRFDSPREALVLALNQERTVTEQISRLASVAREEHDYLGEQFMQWFLKEQVEEVAMMSTLVRIADRAGANLFHLEDFVARELGAATADPTAPTAAGGNL, from the coding sequence ATGACGATCACCGGTGCCCTCGACACGAAATTCCACGCGCTTCTCCAGGACCAGATTCGCAGCGAATTCACCGCGGCTCAGCAATACATTGCGATTGCCGTTTATTTCGATGGCGCCGATCTTCCGCAGCTCGCCAAGCACTTCTACGCGCAGGCCATCGAGGAGCGCAACCACGCCATGATGCTGGTGCAGTACCTGCTCGACCGCGACGTCGACGTCGAGATCCCCGGCGTGGACACGGTGTGCAATCGGTTCGATTCGCCCCGCGAGGCGCTTGTGCTGGCGCTCAACCAGGAGCGCACGGTCACCGAGCAGATCAGCCGGCTGGCGAGCGTGGCCCGCGAGGAGCACGACTACCTCGGCGAGCAGTTCATGCAGTGGTTCCTCAAGGAGCAGGTCGAAGAGGTCGCCATGATGTCGACGCTCGTGCGGATCGCCGACCGCGCCGGCGCCAACCTGTTCCACCTCGAGGACTTCGTCGCACGTGAGCTCGGCGCGGCAACTGCCGACCCGACCGCGCCGACCGCCGCGGGCGGCAACCTCTAA
- a CDS encoding superoxide dismutase codes for MAEYTLPDLDYDYGALEPHISGQINELHHSKHHAAYVKGVNDAVAKLEEARANGDHAAIFLNEKNLAFHLGGHVNHSIWWKNLSPNGGDKPTGDLAAAIDEQFGSFDKFQAQFTAAANGLQGSGWAVLGYDSLGDRLLTFQLYDQQANVPLGIIPLLQVDMWEHAFYLQYKNVKADYVKAFWNVVNWEDVQNRYAAATSKANGLIFG; via the coding sequence GTGGCTGAATACACCCTGCCAGACCTGGATTACGACTACGGAGCACTGGAACCCCACATCTCCGGTCAGATCAACGAGCTTCACCACAGCAAACACCACGCGGCGTACGTCAAGGGCGTCAACGACGCAGTTGCGAAGCTCGAGGAAGCCCGGGCCAACGGTGACCACGCCGCGATCTTCCTCAACGAGAAGAACCTGGCCTTCCACCTCGGCGGTCACGTGAACCACTCGATCTGGTGGAAGAACCTGTCCCCCAACGGCGGTGACAAGCCGACGGGTGATCTCGCGGCCGCCATCGACGAGCAGTTCGGATCGTTCGACAAGTTCCAGGCACAGTTCACCGCGGCCGCCAACGGCCTGCAGGGCTCGGGTTGGGCCGTCCTCGGCTACGACAGCCTCGGCGACCGGCTGCTGACCTTCCAGCTGTATGACCAGCAGGCCAACGTACCGCTCGGCATTATTCCGCTGCTTCAGGTGGACATGTGGGAGCACGCCTTCTACCTGCAGTACAAGAACGTTAAGGCGGACTACGTCAAGGCCTTCTGGAACGTCGTCAACTGGGAGGACGTCCAGAACCGCTACGCGGCGGCCACGTCGAAGGCCAACGGCCTCATCTTCGGCTGA
- a CDS encoding ImmA/IrrE family metallo-endopeptidase, which translates to MSASKSVTRAVSAVLDLAPRRGEVTLIRLVEAVSEDRGRPIEVDMAELPPGVCGQWRQYADRDVFLIQQGLPAWDRTLAHELGHLVLGHDGISIVEAAEDAVEVASSDLIAYMLNQRTGCMGPNGEDIEQEAEDFAALLLYRLGRLPSDRSSIVQVRLGEAFG; encoded by the coding sequence ATGTCAGCCAGCAAAAGCGTGACGCGCGCTGTGAGCGCGGTGCTCGACCTCGCTCCTCGACGGGGTGAAGTGACATTGATCCGCCTGGTCGAGGCAGTCAGCGAGGACCGCGGCAGACCCATCGAAGTCGACATGGCCGAGCTGCCGCCGGGCGTCTGCGGACAGTGGCGACAGTACGCAGACCGCGATGTGTTCCTGATCCAGCAGGGCCTACCGGCCTGGGACCGCACCCTGGCCCACGAACTTGGCCATCTGGTGCTCGGGCATGACGGCATCTCGATCGTCGAAGCCGCCGAGGATGCCGTAGAGGTCGCGAGTTCGGACCTCATCGCGTACATGCTCAACCAACGGACCGGATGCATGGGCCCCAATGGCGAGGACATTGAGCAGGAGGCCGAGGATTTCGCGGCCCTGCTGCTGTACCGGCTGGGACGGCTGCCGTCTGACCGGTCGTCGATCGTTCAGGTTCGCCTCGGAGAGGCGTTTGGTTGA
- a CDS encoding DUF6474 family protein encodes MGLFTRRKSRATRRAEARAIKAKAKLEAKLTAKNEARRIKGDRKAERKALKSQLKAQRDSDRTALKVAQAELQAAREGKLLSPARIRRLLTVTRLLAPVLVPLIYRASIAARGALDERRADQLGVPLSQLGQFSGHGAQLSARIAGAEQSLRLVVDKKPKDAETKQFASAITDRLSDLSAAVTAAENMPTARRRGAHAAIAAQLDGIDADLMARLGLV; translated from the coding sequence ATGGGCCTGTTCACGCGACGTAAAAGCCGTGCTACCCGCAGGGCCGAAGCCCGGGCCATCAAGGCAAAGGCCAAGCTGGAAGCCAAGCTCACCGCAAAGAACGAGGCCCGCCGCATCAAAGGTGACCGCAAGGCCGAGCGCAAGGCGCTGAAGTCCCAGCTCAAAGCTCAGCGGGACAGTGATCGCACAGCGCTCAAAGTCGCCCAGGCAGAGCTGCAGGCGGCACGTGAAGGCAAGTTGCTTTCGCCCGCTCGAATTCGTCGGCTGCTGACTGTCACACGTTTGCTGGCGCCCGTGTTGGTGCCGCTGATTTACCGCGCGTCGATCGCCGCGCGGGGTGCACTCGACGAGCGTCGGGCCGATCAGCTCGGCGTCCCGCTGAGCCAGCTGGGTCAGTTCTCGGGGCACGGCGCCCAGCTGTCGGCCCGCATCGCCGGCGCCGAACAGTCCTTGCGCCTCGTGGTCGACAAGAAGCCCAAGGATGCCGAGACCAAGCAGTTCGCATCGGCCATCACCGACCGGCTCAGCGACCTGTCGGCTGCGGTGACCGCCGCGGAGAACATGCCGACGGCCCGTCGCCGCGGCGCACACGCGGCCATCGCCGCGCAGCTCGACGGCATCGACGCCGACCTGATGGCCCGGCTCGGCCTGGTCTGA
- a CDS encoding copper resistance CopC family protein, whose amino-acid sequence MKKLFAVVLTGLAMAAAALTGAGVASAHATRIATDPAENAQLTASPQRVSATFNETLQQAFAAMTVVGPDGNLWSSGDAEVKGAVIGVGLRPLGPAGTYTVNYRVTSADGHVVSGSWSFELTVAGTGTPGPSATADAKTDDGLPVWPFVAAAVVIVGGGAWWAVRRRS is encoded by the coding sequence GTGAAGAAGCTCTTCGCCGTCGTGCTGACTGGCCTCGCCATGGCGGCGGCGGCACTGACGGGAGCGGGCGTCGCGTCGGCCCACGCGACCCGCATCGCCACCGACCCCGCCGAAAACGCGCAGCTCACCGCGTCCCCGCAGCGCGTGAGCGCGACGTTCAACGAGACGTTGCAGCAGGCGTTCGCGGCCATGACGGTCGTGGGCCCGGACGGCAATCTGTGGTCGAGCGGCGACGCCGAGGTCAAGGGCGCGGTGATCGGCGTCGGGCTGCGGCCGCTCGGACCGGCCGGCACCTACACCGTGAACTACCGCGTGACGTCCGCCGACGGACACGTCGTCTCCGGATCGTGGTCCTTCGAGTTGACCGTCGCAGGGACCGGAACACCGGGGCCGTCCGCCACGGCCGACGCCAAGACCGATGACGGGCTGCCGGTCTGGCCATTCGTCGCGGCGGCCGTCGTGATCGTCGGCGGCGGGGCCTGGTGGGCGGTACGCAGACGGTCGTGA
- a CDS encoding DUF4328 domain-containing protein, with protein MIQVCSQCGTRWNVRDRQRSWCPRCGGTLLAPSAPAQQWAPPQQPAQQRPPQRPAPGYRWIAVRPGAAPPARRQRRPLGPTPRYPVIPRWGLQQYFEPEEQRDVTRGGPSASTVRKLLILAMAMLGFAVFAHLVRYILLLINRTVLLHPFVAAGGVVLGLLASVLAVVAVIVTAIFLANWLIARRAAAYRHRGQDDPRSPWEILILCLFPGLNVLVAPVFVIELATIEGRLTQLRRPIALWWAVWAVSAVTATWSVISTVLVSFFWNSPQGIADNTVITTVGYVFAVATVALTARLYFRFERTEPHRSAHRWVVVGTAEASPAPSADSADQPAQTEESAVPVETEGQNPAA; from the coding sequence ATGATCCAGGTGTGTTCGCAGTGCGGGACGCGCTGGAACGTGCGCGACCGGCAACGGTCGTGGTGCCCGCGGTGTGGTGGCACGCTGCTCGCACCGTCGGCTCCCGCACAGCAGTGGGCACCCCCGCAGCAACCGGCCCAGCAGCGCCCGCCGCAGCGGCCGGCCCCGGGTTACCGCTGGATCGCCGTTCGTCCGGGCGCGGCGCCGCCGGCCCGTCGGCAGCGCAGGCCGCTCGGACCGACCCCGCGCTATCCCGTCATTCCGCGCTGGGGCCTGCAGCAGTACTTCGAACCCGAAGAGCAGCGCGATGTCACGCGCGGCGGACCGTCCGCTTCGACCGTCCGCAAGCTGCTGATCCTCGCAATGGCGATGCTGGGCTTCGCGGTCTTCGCCCATCTGGTGCGCTACATCCTGCTGTTGATCAACCGCACGGTGTTGCTGCATCCCTTCGTCGCCGCAGGCGGTGTCGTGCTCGGGCTGCTGGCAAGCGTGCTCGCGGTGGTCGCCGTGATCGTCACCGCGATATTCCTGGCCAACTGGCTGATCGCTCGGCGCGCCGCAGCCTACCGGCATCGCGGACAGGACGATCCACGGTCGCCGTGGGAAATCTTGATCCTGTGTTTGTTCCCCGGGCTCAACGTGCTGGTGGCACCCGTGTTCGTCATCGAGCTGGCCACGATCGAGGGCCGGTTGACGCAGCTGCGCCGGCCGATCGCGCTGTGGTGGGCAGTGTGGGCCGTGAGCGCGGTGACCGCGACGTGGTCGGTGATCAGTACCGTGCTGGTGAGCTTCTTCTGGAACTCGCCGCAGGGCATCGCCGACAACACCGTGATCACCACCGTCGGCTACGTCTTCGCAGTCGCAACCGTGGCGTTGACGGCCCGGCTGTACTTCCGGTTCGAGCGCACCGAACCGCACCGCAGTGCCCATCGCTGGGTCGTGGTGGGCACTGCCGAGGCATCCCCGGCGCCGTCTGCCGACAGCGCCGATCAGCCGGCACAGACCGAGGAATCGGCCGTTCCGGTTGAGACCGAAGGGCAGAACCCGGCAGCATAG
- a CDS encoding CopD family protein gives MVTRRVVAGGLLLVTAASAVAWALVYPQGAVTGPLVRALADITAVGTVGLAAVPLLDTTRFRAELARAAAGPLALCGAGWLLAELVRLIVEAAQTAALPVHRIGLGTVTEFALYTTVGRSGLVSVIAALGVCLVALLAPRTASTTAVTVGLAAAGLTARTLAGHLSENPIGGMAVAVHALAAAVWCGVLAALVLTVTHRGQWARVLPRFSQLSLGCVAVLLVAGAAGALIRLNSPAELWTTGYGRLLTAKILVTAGLLELAWRNRADWLPAARAHRASASLSRSRSLTELAIMTVALTFAAALAVAA, from the coding sequence ATCGTGACCCGGCGCGTGGTGGCGGGCGGGCTGCTCCTGGTGACCGCAGCGTCGGCCGTGGCGTGGGCCCTGGTCTATCCGCAGGGCGCAGTCACCGGCCCGCTGGTCCGCGCGCTCGCCGACATCACCGCGGTGGGCACGGTCGGCCTGGCCGCGGTGCCGCTGCTCGACACCACGCGGTTTCGCGCCGAGCTGGCGCGGGCAGCGGCCGGGCCGCTGGCGTTGTGCGGCGCGGGTTGGCTGCTGGCCGAGTTGGTGCGCCTGATCGTCGAGGCCGCGCAGACCGCGGCCCTGCCGGTGCACCGCATCGGACTCGGCACGGTCACCGAGTTCGCGCTGTACACCACGGTGGGCCGGTCCGGGCTGGTGAGCGTGATCGCGGCGCTGGGTGTCTGCCTCGTGGCGCTGCTCGCGCCGCGCACCGCGTCGACGACCGCGGTCACCGTGGGTCTGGCGGCGGCCGGTCTCACGGCCCGCACCTTGGCCGGTCATCTCTCGGAGAACCCGATCGGTGGGATGGCCGTCGCAGTGCACGCGCTGGCGGCTGCCGTCTGGTGCGGCGTGCTGGCCGCGCTGGTGCTGACCGTCACGCACCGCGGCCAATGGGCCCGCGTGCTGCCCCGGTTCTCTCAACTGTCGCTCGGTTGTGTTGCCGTGCTGCTGGTCGCCGGTGCGGCGGGCGCCCTGATCCGGCTGAACAGTCCGGCCGAGCTGTGGACCACGGGTTACGGCCGGCTGCTGACCGCGAAGATCCTGGTGACGGCCGGGCTGCTGGAGCTGGCCTGGCGCAACCGGGCCGATTGGCTGCCCGCGGCGCGGGCGCACCGGGCCAGCGCAAGCCTGTCGCGGTCGCGGTCGCTGACCGAACTGGCGATCATGACCGTTGCGCTCACCTTTGCCGCGGCGTTGGCCGTCGCGGCTTGA
- a CDS encoding glycerophosphodiester phosphodiesterase: protein MTADDAGAAGPTPDRVHPFVVAHRGASADRPEHTLAAYDLALREGADGVECDVRLTRDGHLVCVHDRKVDRTSTGSGLVSEMTLAQLRDLDYGSWHSSWRPDGDQDTGLLTLDDLVSLVLDWNRPVKLFIETKHPVRYGALVENKVLALLHRYGIAAPASADLARAVVMSFSAAAVWRIRRAAPMLPTVLLGETSRYLGGSAATTVGATAVGPSIATLREHPELVDRAAAQGRALYCWTVDHYEDVRFCRDIGVAWVATNHPGRTKDWLQNGLTGAGRD from the coding sequence ATGACCGCGGACGACGCCGGCGCTGCTGGGCCGACACCGGATCGGGTTCATCCATTTGTGGTGGCACATCGCGGAGCGTCTGCGGACCGGCCCGAACACACCTTGGCTGCCTACGATCTCGCGTTGCGTGAGGGTGCCGACGGCGTCGAGTGCGACGTGCGGCTGACCCGTGATGGGCACCTGGTGTGCGTGCATGACCGGAAGGTGGACCGGACGTCGACCGGTTCGGGTCTGGTCAGTGAGATGACACTGGCGCAGTTGCGGGATCTCGATTACGGGTCATGGCATTCGAGCTGGCGCCCGGACGGCGATCAGGACACCGGGCTGTTGACGCTCGACGACCTCGTCTCGCTGGTGCTGGACTGGAACCGGCCCGTCAAACTCTTCATCGAGACCAAGCACCCCGTCCGGTACGGCGCCCTCGTGGAGAACAAGGTGCTGGCGCTACTGCATCGGTACGGGATCGCCGCGCCGGCGTCCGCGGATCTCGCGCGGGCCGTGGTGATGTCGTTCTCGGCGGCCGCGGTCTGGCGGATCCGCCGCGCCGCGCCGATGCTCCCCACGGTGTTGTTGGGCGAGACGTCGCGCTACCTGGGCGGCAGCGCCGCCACGACGGTCGGTGCCACCGCGGTCGGCCCGTCCATCGCGACGCTGCGCGAACATCCCGAGTTGGTCGACCGGGCGGCGGCACAGGGCCGGGCGCTGTACTGCTGGACGGTCGATCACTACGAGGATGTCCGCTTCTGCCGCGACATCGGGGTGGCCTGGGTCGCGACCAACCATCCCGGCCGCACCAAGGACTGGCTGCAGAACGGCCTGACCGGTGCGGGCCGGGACTGA
- a CDS encoding zinc-binding metallopeptidase family protein, which yields MSKTFAARLNRLFDTVYPPGRGPHTSAEVIAALKSEGITMSAPYLSQLRSGNRTNPSVATMAALANFFRIKPAYFTDDEYYEKLDKELTWLASMRDEGVRRIAARTVGLSAEAQQDIVQKVDELRRREQLDD from the coding sequence ATGAGCAAGACGTTCGCCGCCCGCCTAAACCGCCTGTTCGACACGGTTTATCCACCTGGGCGCGGACCCCATACCTCGGCTGAGGTCATCGCCGCGCTGAAGTCCGAGGGCATCACCATGTCGGCGCCGTACCTGTCGCAGCTCCGGTCGGGCAACCGCACCAACCCATCCGTGGCAACAATGGCCGCCCTTGCCAATTTCTTCCGGATCAAGCCGGCCTACTTCACCGACGACGAGTACTACGAGAAGCTCGACAAGGAGCTGACCTGGCTCGCGAGCATGCGCGACGAAGGGGTCCGTCGCATCGCAGCCCGCACCGTTGGCCTGTCGGCCGAGGCGCAGCAGGACATCGTCCAGAAGGTCGACGAACTGCGCCGCCGCGAACAACTCGACGACTGA